GCATCCAGGGGCCCTTCTTCAACGATGAGTTCGGCACCACATTCGGCAACATCTACGCCCTGACCGGCGAAGGTTTTGATTACGCGGTGCTCAAGGACTACGCCGACCGTGTCCAGATTCAACTGCAACGGGTCAAGGATGTGGGCAAGGTCGATCTGATCGGGCTGCAGGACGAGAAGATCTGGATCGAGCTCTCCAACGTCAAACTGGCCACCCTCGGGTTGCCGTTGGCGACGGTGCAGCAGGCGCTTGAAGAGCAGAACGCGATGTCCACCGCAGGTTTCTTCGAAACCACCAGCGAGCGTTTGCAGCTACGGGTCTCGGGGAATTTTCAGACGGTCGATGAGATCAAGAACTTTCCGATCCGCGTCGAAGATCGCACATTCCGCATTGGCGATGTGGCGAACGTTCGTCGTGGCTTCAACGATCCACCGGCGCCGCGCATGCGCTTCATGGCTGAAGACGCCATCGGCTTGGCGGTGGCCATGAAGGGCGGTGGCGACATTCTGATTCTGGGTAAAGCGCTGGAAGTCGAATTCGCCCGAATCCAGAAAAATCTCCCGGCTGGCATGCAGCTGCGCAAAGTGTCCGATCAACCCGCTGCGGTGAAAACCGGTGTCGGCGAGTTTGTTCAGGTGCTGGTGGAGGCTCTGGCAATCGTTCTGTTGGTGAGCTTCTTCTCCCTCGGTGTGCGCACCGGCATGGTCGTGGCGCTGGCGATTCCACTGGTGTTGGCGATGACTTTCGCCTGCATGTACTACCTTGGCATTGGTCTGCACAAGATTTCCCTCGGCGCGCTGGTGCTGGCGCTGGGGTTGCTGGTGGACGACGCGATCATCGCTGTGGAAATGATGGCGATCAAAATGGAGCAGGGCTTCGACCGGGTCAAAGCCGCCAGCTATGCCTGGACCAGTACCGCGTTCCCGATGCTCACTGGTACATTGATCACCGCCGCCGGATTCCTGCCGATTGCCACCGCGCAATCGGGCACCGGCGAATACACCCGTTCGATCTTCCAGGTGGTGACCATCGCGTTGGTGGCATCGTGGATTGCCGCCGTAGTCTTTGTGCCTTATCTGGGGGAAAAACTCCTGCCCGATCTGGCGAAAATTCATGCAGCCAAGCATGGCATCGGCAACGGCCAACCCGACCCTTATGGCACACCGTTCTATCAGCGTGTCAGACGGCTGGTGGAATGGTGCGTGCGCCGGCGCAAAACGGTGATCGTCCTGACCGTCGTGATGTTTGTCGCGTCAGTGGTGCTGTTCCGTTTCGTGCCGCAGCAGTTCTTCCCGGCTTCGGGGCGACTGGAGTTGATGGTCGATCTGAAGCTGGCCGAAGGGGCGTCCTTGAGCAACACCAGCGATGAGGTCAAACGCCTCGAAGGCCTGCTCAAGGATCACGCCGGGATCGACAACTACGTGGCGTATGTTGGCACCGGTTCGCCGCGTTTCTACCTGCCGCTGGATCAGCAGCTTCCGGCAGCGAGCTTCGCCCAGTTTGTCGTCCTGGCCAAGACCATCGAGGAACGCGAAACCCTGCGAACCTGGCTGATCGAAACCCTCAACGAACAATTCCCGGCCTTGCGCTCGCGGGTCACGCGGTTGGAGAACGGCCCGCCAGTTGGCTATCCGGTACAGTTCCGGGTAACCGGTGAGCACATCGAGGAAGTCCGCGCATTGGCCCGTAAAGTAGCGGCCAAGGTTCGCGAAAACCCACACGTGGTCAACGTGCATCTGGACTGGGAAGAGCCGAGCAAAGTCGTTTACCTGAACGTCGATCAGGACCGCGCGCGGGCGCTGGGGGTGAGCACTGCGAACCTCTCCGGTTTCCTGCGAAGCTCGCTGACCGGTGCCAGCGTCAGCCAGTACCGCGAAGACAACGAGTTGATCGAGATCCTGCTGCGCGGCACGGTGCATGAGCGCACCGAGCTGGGGTTGCTGCCAAGTCTGGCGGTGCCGACTGACAATGGTCGCAGTGTGGCGCTGTCGCAGATTGCAACGCTGGAATATGGCTTCGAAGAAGGCATCATCTGGCACCGTAACCGTCTGCCCAACGTGACGGTTCGCGCCGACATCTAT
The Pseudomonas lini DNA segment above includes these coding regions:
- a CDS encoding efflux RND transporter permease subunit yields the protein MGFNLSEWALRNRQIVLFLMLLLAVVGALSYTKLGQSEDPPFTFKAMVIRTNWPGATAEEVSRQVTERIEKKLMETGEYDRIASFSRPGESQVTFIARDSMHSVEIPELWYQVRKKVSDIRHTLPPGIQGPFFNDEFGTTFGNIYALTGEGFDYAVLKDYADRVQIQLQRVKDVGKVDLIGLQDEKIWIELSNVKLATLGLPLATVQQALEEQNAMSTAGFFETTSERLQLRVSGNFQTVDEIKNFPIRVEDRTFRIGDVANVRRGFNDPPAPRMRFMAEDAIGLAVAMKGGGDILILGKALEVEFARIQKNLPAGMQLRKVSDQPAAVKTGVGEFVQVLVEALAIVLLVSFFSLGVRTGMVVALAIPLVLAMTFACMYYLGIGLHKISLGALVLALGLLVDDAIIAVEMMAIKMEQGFDRVKAASYAWTSTAFPMLTGTLITAAGFLPIATAQSGTGEYTRSIFQVVTIALVASWIAAVVFVPYLGEKLLPDLAKIHAAKHGIGNGQPDPYGTPFYQRVRRLVEWCVRRRKTVIVLTVVMFVASVVLFRFVPQQFFPASGRLELMVDLKLAEGASLSNTSDEVKRLEGLLKDHAGIDNYVAYVGTGSPRFYLPLDQQLPAASFAQFVVLAKTIEERETLRTWLIETLNEQFPALRSRVTRLENGPPVGYPVQFRVTGEHIEEVRALARKVAAKVRENPHVVNVHLDWEEPSKVVYLNVDQDRARALGVSTANLSGFLRSSLTGASVSQYREDNELIEILLRGTVHERTELGLLPSLAVPTDNGRSVALSQIATLEYGFEEGIIWHRNRLPNVTVRADIYGKEQPATLVQQIMPTLDPIRAELPDGYLLDVGGTVEDSARGQNSVKAGVPLFIVVVLTLLMLQLRSFSRTVMVFLTAPLGLIGVTLFLMVFRQPFGFVAMLGTIALSGMIMRNSVILVDQIEQDIAAGLKPWQAIIEATVRRFRPIVLTALAAVLAMIPLSRSVFFGPMAVAIMGGLIVATALTLLFLPALYAAWFRIKKDSA